A single Oncorhynchus tshawytscha isolate Ot180627B linkage group LG01, Otsh_v2.0, whole genome shotgun sequence DNA region contains:
- the LOC112250324 gene encoding protein mago nashi homolog: MSTSDFYLRYYVGHKGKFGHEFLEFEFRPDGKLRYANNSNYKNDVMIRKEAYVHKSVMEELKRIIDDSEITKEDDALWPPPDRVGRQELEIVIGDEHISFTTSKIGSLIDVNQSKDPEGLRVFYYLVQDLKCLVFSLIGLHFKIKPI; encoded by the exons ATGTCAACGAGTGACTTTTATTTGAGATATTATGTCGGGCACAAGGGAAAGTTTGGACACGAGTTCTTGGAATTTGAGTTTAGACCAGACG GTAAGCTGAGATACGCGAACAACAGCAACTACAAGAATGATGTCATGATCAGGAAAGAG GCGTACGTACACAAAAGTGTGATGGAGGAACTGAAGAGGATCATAGATGACAGTGAGATCACCAAAGAAGATGATGCACTGTGGCCACCCCCAGACAGAGTGGGCAGACAG GAGCTGGAGATCGTCATTGGGGATGAGCACATTTCCTTCACAACTTCCAAGATTGGTTCCTTGATTGATGTCAACCAGTCGAA GGACCCAGAAGGCCTCCGTGTGTTCTACTACCTGGTCCAGGATCTGAAATGTCTTGTCTTCAGTCTCATCGGGCTACACTTCAAGATCAAGCCCATCTAA